AGGCCCCAGGATAATCAAGACAAGGGTATTGGAGGAGACAGTATCTGATTCCTTCCAGCTGTTAACAAAAAGGCctaaaaccaaaataaatgagttttcaATCTAGTGAGAAAGATAAGAGAAATATCAAGTACTGTGGCGCCCAGAGGAGGGAGGCAACCCGTCTGTTGGGAAAGGCTTGGGATTCAGGAAAGGCTTCATGGAAATGTTAGCACTCAAATCTCAAAGgaacatcctttttttttttaatttagtaaatGTTTAGCAACTATCTGCTGTTTTCTAGTTGCTAAAGAGTAGTGAATGAAACATTCTGCCCTTATGGAGCATACTTGCTCACAGTCACAGCCTAGTGACTTGACAGTTGATTTGTCTCAACCGAGCTGCAAGGCATCACCCATTTTCTACTGCACCTTCTCTTCATGATCCATCTGTTTTGTTTAGGTTCTTCCTCTCGTCAACATAGTCGGAGGAGAATTGGCTGGATTAAGGAGATCAGAAATCTACAGAAGAGCACAGACCTCTTGATAAGGAAGTACCCCTTCAGCCGCCTGGTAAGCTCCAGGGAGCTTCCCACCACTCCATGTCACCCTCTTTCCTTTAAATTTCCCAGCTATGTAGGACCCTACCATGTCTTACCTAGGTGACTAAGTTACATTTTCTTTAACCTGGTAGAGGACTCCATCTTCTGGAATTATGAGCCCTCCAAAGGCCCTCCAACCTTGCAGTTCTCTCTGGAATTGATACCCCCACTACCTCTACTTTGAAACTGTGCTTTGACTGTAGAAATAGAACTCTCtcgggctggggttatggttcagaggtagagcacccgCCTCGCAtgtataagaccctgggttcgatcctcagcaccacataaaaataagaaagtgaaataaaggtattatgtccaactacaactaaaaaataaatattaaaaaataataaattgatgtttaagaaaaagaaaagaaatagaactcTCTCATCCACCTGTCGTTTGATCCCTTTTCCTACCCTGGAGATTGCCTCCTTATCTCCCTACCACCAGTAAGAGATATGCCATTTTCTAAGCTCCCAGGAGTCCATACCTGCTGCTGGTTGGGCCCTAACATTAAGGGCCAGGACAGATTGATGGAGATGAGAATTCATGGGAGACGGTTGGAGAGAGTCTGTCTTCCCTTTAATCTCTCTTTTGTTACTCTACTCCTCCTGATCTCTGTCCCCACTCCTCCGCAGGCAAGAGAAATATGTATGAAATTCACACGTGGTGTGGACTTCAGTTGGCAAGCCCAGGCCCTGTTGGCACTTCAAGAGGTAAGAAGGGGCTCAAATACCACTGGTGAGTGCTGAGAGGGGGAGAAAGAACATTCCAGAATTCCATAGGACTGCCTGTGAAATATTACAGGCTGGTCTGACCTCCTGAAGACAGTGACATATTGATGAGGGTTTGGAGGAGATTCTGTGTGGTGGCAGCAGAGCTCTTTAGTCATTCCCTCTGTCCTTTTTGAGCTCTCAGAAGTGCAACAGGTCTCCAAAGAGCAGCCTGTGCCTTTTGTCTGTGTCTGTCATTTTCTCTTTTGCCCAGGCAGCAGAAGCATTTTTAGTTCACCTCTTTGAGGATGCCTACCTCCTCTCCTTACATGCTGGCCGAGTCACTCTTTTCCCCAAGGATGTGCAGCTCGCCAGGAGGATCCGCGGCATCGAGGAAGGACTTGGCTGAACTCTTGCAGCACTGTCTCTGTAAGTCCTTGTGTCTCACCAGAGAGCAAGTACACTGGGGGAAGACACCCAACTGCTCAGCCTTGGGGCAGGAATTTCTCTGAAGGGATCTTCCTTCTCCATCCTTAGTTCCCTGCCCTCTCATCTTGCCCCTGTTTCCTAGTAATACCTTGGCCTTTACTTGATTACATGGGAGTCTGTGGCTCATGCCCTTTTGAATAAtgtcaaatatatttttctcttatcCCCCAAATCTCAGATAGAATTTGACAAGGAGCAGATctcctcatttttatttaaagaaaatgttttcttaCTTTTGAAAATGCCTTTTTAGTAAATGTGACTCCTAAATTTCAGGGATGTTACCTGGGACTCTCTGGAGCTACAACTAGACCCAGTGGTGTCTGAGGTGCTACCTGGATTTTGTTGTCTCTGAGTGGTGTGTGACTGTTGCCCTTAAAACTTTCTTTATGAAGGAGAAGAATGCCCGTTTCCTCTGTAGCAGAGGTGTTATAGGAGACAATCAACACAGTTCCAAAGGCCTGAAAAGACTTAGTTGGTGTGTTACTCATATGACTTCTAAAGGATTTTGAAGACATCAGATCTGTCATGTTATAGGAAAAGGATATTTACTTTGTTTTAGATCTTTCTGTACTTTATGCATTTTTTAACCATGTGTATATTTGTACTGTTATTGAAAATGAAagggaagaataaaaataaataaataaaaaattttttaaatgtaagggAAAAATAAGAGAAGAGCACTTCCATTTGTTACCTTAAAGGACCCAACTCTCCTCATGTACAAATCTCTGCCTTCCAGATTAATATCATTAGTGACTGTCAACAAATGTCTTGCTTTTCAAAACTAAATTGGGAGTtgaaatagaaataatttttttgttgtttttggttttgggaCTAGGGATCAAATCTAGAACCTTATAcatgctaagcatgcactctACTCTCAGCCTGAAATTTTTGATTCTTTCTAGCAAATTTCTATCAAAATAATTCAGAAATTCTCTCATAGAATTTAGCATTTTATTCTTAGTTGTAAATCATAGATATATCATATCCATCCAAGATtttgttttattctaattttttaaaaaattttggggtactggggattgaactcagggacaattaaccactgagttacattcccagccctttttattttttaaagtgttttttcaATGCTTTTATAGGTGTTTTTATAGCTTCTTTGtggagaaataataaaaataatttttaatgaaaaaattaaaatgaagttaTTGTTTTAgcacatggagattataccatattttttgtattttaacatTAAGTTCCTCAGTTGCACACCATTTGCAAACACCCACAATTAAAATGAGAATCAAGGGCTGTGGTTTTGCCTCTGAAGTAGAAATGAGCAGGTAAAACCCTCGTCCTGTTTCTAAATGCAATTTAAGAAATTTCCTGAGAAATGAAAAATGCCACCCAAAGATCTGAGAAATGTGAGTGATGAAAATGAGCAGTGAGTGCAGACTACTAATAATGACGTATTGGTCAGCTAAATTCAGAGACAGACCAAAGGGAAGCGCTGAATTTTACTGCTTAATAAATTTTAGCCCTTTGGAAAAACTTCTTGTTTGACATCAAGTCATATTTATGCAGACATTTGAATAAAGCTTATCTAACCTTGAATATATTTAGTGTTCTTGTCAGAGTATTGTTGATTAGAAGATTATAGACTTTCTGTGGTTTTCTTTGACATTTCTTTGCTCTTGAAATTGTACCTAGCCATATTTCACTAGGCCAGGCAGGATGCATGCTTTCTGTATCACATGGCATTTGTATGATAACATGAGAATAAGTAATTTACATCATGATAATTAATGTTATACAGTGTTACAATTTACTGTAAATTTTGAGCACTTCTGTTGttcaattttttgtgtgtgtgcttctaTACTTTCTGGGTGATTTTTATCAGCATTCTTACCTTTCCACtgaattttttctgtttttatatttttaatataaagtattttttttttaaagagagagttgagagtgagagtgagagagagagagaattttttaatatttattttattttagttatcggcggacacaacatctttgtttgtacgtggtgctgaggatcgaacccgggccacacgcatgccaggcgagcgtgctaccgcttgagccacatccccagcccctaatataaagttttttgttttttttttaaaatgccgGGCACCGTGGCataggcctgtaattccagcagctccagaggctgagaaggaggatcatgagttcaaaggcagcctcagcaacagtgaagcaccaagcaagtcagtgagaccctgtctccaaataaaatataaaatagaactagggatgtgactctgtggtcaagtgcccctgagttcaatccctagtacaaaaaaaaaaaaaaaaaaaaaaattctaacattTTAATCAATTAGTGGTTCATTCAACAAAACAGAAACCACTTGAACTACTTCAAGCAAAGAGGAATTTGAAGAAGGGATTGGCTATAATCACTTCAGGAGTGATGGAGGAGCAAAAGGAAAGAGGACAAGGATCAAACAACTGCCCGGGCCCAAAGCCCATCTTCACTGCTGCTTTGCAATGCAAGCCCCTGCCACTACTGCATTGAACTGTATCAGTGCTACTGAGGAAGAAGTCAGAAGCCCCATTTTGCCTGCTTCTGCTGGTGCTACTGCTGCTGCCACTGCCTCCACCAAAGGCACTTCCAAAACAGGAAAGAAAATGTCTCCTTTGTTTCTCCCACCTTCCAGGACCCCCTAGCATCTCACACTGGCAGAACCTAAACAGAAGCACCTTCAAGGGAGCCTGGAAATGTAATTGGCTAGCTTCTAACCCTGCTGTGTTACAGAGAACTTGAAAAGGTGGGAATGGGGCTTGGAGCCAATAGATGGAATTAGCACACATCCCACCCTTGTTTCATGAGTGCAATACCATTTTAAGGGCATTTTATTATAAGTTTTTGTTTTGCTGCATAGTTTGTTTTCCCTTAGTTGCCTTACCCCTATGTCCTGCATTTGTTCTAGCCTTTCTTTTACTTCTGATGTGTTCCTTTGATTTCTAACCAGCCTTGTGggtaaaatggaaaggaaaaaaaagctcattGGGAGTTCTGAGCAGTTTAATGGGATTTGTTGACTTTGAGATTTGCTGTGAAGTGATCAGGTGAGCCTTTTGGTAGGGAATCCCCTGTTATCTTAGACTAGACACATGCACAGAGAACAGTCATCCAGCCTTATTGGAAAGCTAAAGCCTAACTGCTTCTAGGGGCTGAGTGCAGAGGGAGAGCTGAGAATACCCATATTCAAAGTTTACTATGCATaagcctacttactatccctggaTTTGGCCTTCATAAGTCCACAGACCCTCCATCACGTCATCTCTTGAGAACAAGGACCCATCTATGGGGATGGAGAGAGGCAATCATCCAGTGAATGAGTGGTAGGGGAAAAATGTCCaaagatttgtttttttcctaaatggCTTACAACCAATCTTCTACTTTAGCCAAACATTTCCCCCAGTTGCAGAAGTATTTGATAACTCTCAGTTTCTGAACATTATGAAGATTTTGCAGTGTGGATCCTGATAGTTTTCCATCATCTACTGCTACCTTAGGATTCTATAGTCTATGAAATCAGTTTCTACTTGTTCATTTGCTTTTTaactttcaaaaaattttttactGTTTTGCATCTCTTGTTCTCCCCATCTTTGTGAATTGATGTTGATATTCTTACTTTTATTCTTACTATAGAATTACATATTGGCAGTATTCTTTTTTCACATGAAAAAGTTAATTTCTTGGTTTTTTGGGTTCTGTTTTTGCTGTTGAGATGTTAGTTGTCAATACAATTGATTCTTTGAAATTAATATTTCTGCAATATCATTTTGTTATGTCTaagtgtggatttttttttaatcttgcttGATATTCACTGGGCTTCTTGAATATGGATTGATGTCTTTTCACCTATTCTCAACTATTACTGTTTCAAATATTTCCccattctctcttctctcctgaaACTCTAATTGTTGGCTTTCTAGTCCTTTTTGTTATGTcctctgattttcttttctttgccaTCTTTTGGTCTATCAGTGCTAACAGATTATTTCTTCTACGTCTATGTTTCTTCTACCCTTCTTTGTAATACATTGATTTTTCTCTTCAGCTATTTCTAACCTATTTTTAAACCTGTTTTCTTAATTTAAttcattgtattttttagttctacaaTATCTTTTTGGTTCTTTctaattttttgtgtttttttttatagttTCCATTTTTCTGCTGAAACTTTGTTGAATTTGGCCTTTATTTCCTTTAACAGAATGAGCATCATTATTTTCCAGATCTGATTCTCAAATCTGATGATTTGAGTATTTTCAATTCTTATGGGTCTCTTTCTCTTGGTTCTTGCTCATGATCTATTTTCTCATTAGTGCTTAATTACCTATCACATCTGTATGAGGAAATAATTTGAGGCCTACAACGACATCTTCCTCTAAAGAGGAAATATGACATACATATTCCCTTACATCTTCCAATCAATGTTTGCAGAATTCACATTTCTTCTTTCAGATTCCTGAGGCACTGAACATTCAGAAACATCTTAATTCAATGGCTTCTTACTCACCTTACTCCTGGGGATCGCCAGCCTTCCCAGGGCAGCTTCCCATGCTTACTTTGGAGGGTCTGTATTCCACTGTCATCTCCCAAGCTACCCAAGGCTGCCAAAAACATAGCTCATTTCTCAGCTATCTTTTCAGGGCTGGCACAAAACCCCCTAAAGAAAATGTTGCACCTAATCTGCTGTTAAACCCATCTCagatttccattctctctccactCTTGCATCAGTAATTACTAATAAGTAATCACTAGCTTGTTAGCAATTTAATGCTCTTAAGTTATAGACAAAGATATAAATATTGTTATTAAGTATCAAACATACCATGCTATCACAAGTAACATCAAAACTAAGTTGTAAGTTTGGGGAAACCAACCCAAACTGACTTGAGGGGAGGTTCACGGGACTTAAGAGTCCAAAAGTATTCCTGACTTAGCCATAGCTAAATCTAAGGAGAGTACAATGCCATCAAAGTATGATCCCTCTCCACTTTTGGCATTGCTGCTTCTATTGGTGTTCCTCTTAGGCAAACCTTTGGATTCCATGACTATGTTTTATGGCTAAAGGGAATTGAGGTTGCAGATGGAATTAAGAGTGTCAGTCAACTGACATTAAAATAGGGAGATTATCCTAGATTATTCATTGGGCCCAATGTATTTTAAAAGGCCATTAAAAGTGGAAGAGGGAGCCAGGTAtgctggcatatgcctataattccagctactgaggaagttgaggcagaaagtttgagccagcctgggcaacttacaaGACTATCTCAAAAAAAGGCGGGGGCAGGGGCctgagttatagctcagtggttgaacactcCTATGTTCAGTCCCAGTACCAAAGAGGGCTAGGAGCATAGGAAGTAGAAGAGAGAGACAAGAGAGTCAAACAAGACAATAGAAGAATGATCAGAGATACATTGCTGGCTTTGAGGTGGAAGAAGGTGACTACTCCAAGGAATCTAGGCAACCTCTGGAAGCTGAAAAGAGCAATTGACTGTCCCCTAGAACCTCCAGAAATAAGAATAGGCCTGCTAACACCTTAATTTTGAGTCCCGTGAAATTTGTGTTCAGACGTGTACAGAACTATAAGAATAAATTTGCAATATACTTAAAATACTAAAAACTTTtgataatttgttatagcagcaatagAAAGCTAACACAAGTTTGGCTTTATTTCAATGTTATTTCCAAGAATTAAaaacttctatttttaatttttaaaaattttaaatattgcatATATATTCCAAACTACCACAAGTCACAATTTTACAGCTCAGTTTTCACAACCTGAAGCACTAATGTAGTCAGTATTCAAGAATCACATTCCTAGCATCCCATAAGCCTACTTTGCACCTGACTCTAGTTGATAGTTCCCTTGTCTAGAATAATAATATTCCTATCTTTTAATATCATAGTCTAGACTACTATTTTAATATCAGATTAGTTTTGACtattaaatggaatcatacagtatattTTCCCTTGCATCTTCCAATCAATGTTTGCAGAATTCACATTTCTCAGGTGTTAATTCTACACCTGAATGTCCATGAATTCTACACCTCAGCTTTAATCAACCTCAGAtcaaaaatgtttgaaaaaaaattacatctgtACTGAGTATATACAAACTTTTTTCCCTTGTAATTTCCTCAACAGTATAGTAAAACAGCCATTTACATAGCATTTCCTTTGTGTGAGGCATTATATGTAGTCTAGCAATAATTTAGAATATATGGGAGGATGTATGTAGATTATATGCAAgtactatgcctttgtatatgagGGATTTGAGTATCCATCCATAGGGCGTCTTAGAGCCAATCTCCTACAGATAGCAAGGGACAATTGTGTTCCCTTGTATAGTAGATCTAAATTTACAtataccccccctttttttttttggacatttGGGTAGTTTAGAGTTTAAGACTGTTAGAAATATTGACCATTTGTAttgcctgttatggtttagatatgaggtgtctcctaaaagctcatgtgagagacAGTGCGAgaaagtttagaagtgaaatgtTTAGGTTATGATAGTTTTAACATAATCAGTGCATTCATTTTCTGATAGGAGTTAAATGATGGTAAtgaggcaggtagagtgtggctggaagaggtgggtcattggagtgtgcctttgggatatataGTTTGTCCTTTGTGAGCAAGAGCTCTCTACTTCTTGGTGGCCATGTCttgagccactttcctccaccacactctttgcCATACGTCaggcacagagcaatggagttggctgtctataggtgagatctctgaaactggaagacccaaataaattttttctcctctaaaattgtttttgtcgGGTCTGTTGGTCACagcagccaaaaaaaaaaggggggggggactaAAACATTGccttaaaaaattatgaaaatcagAGATGTAATTCATTGTAAAGTTTTTGCAAATGTTCCAAATATTTGAAAGAAACCAATTTctaatacatatgtatgtataaatttTGTGTAATTTCATGAATATATGTTTTGCACTTTTCTGAAAAAAAGCTGTGACTTTCATGAGGTCCATGAATGATTACGAACCCCATTCTGGAATTACTTGAGTTATTTTGGCTTCAAACTCATATTAATGATTATAAGTATATTGTAAAAGCACACTGTATTTTTCACATcgattttgtttttaatgttcaAAGCCCACttgacatatttttgtgaaagttTCCACCCCTCTACTAGCATCAGAGGGATAATAATTTCTTCAGTGGAAACAGCTTTTCACTGACAATGATCTGTCAGCATCTAGCTTGGTGCTTACAACTACAGACAAACACATCATTTATGTTAGATGGATTTGGATCTCAGAGACACTGAGTGGAATAAAAATCAACTTGGTCTTAAAGGAGCAGCCAAAGCATTTTGATTGAggatttctcctttcccctccccatcACTGGGCCAATATTGCTGTCCCATATGATTCCCACAGGGGAGGAATAGATCTGTAATTTTTTCGGATCAATTTAAGTTCCTCTCCATTCTGCAACCTTCATTACTGCAGAGCTTTAAGTCCGTGTCCTCTGCAATCTATTTAGGGAAGCAGTCTTACTACTTAGCATCTGCCACCATCCTTTTCCTGCTAATTGGCCTGACCCAGCAAATCCAGTTGATCTCAAACCACACTATTTCCCCAACTACCTATCCTTTCTCTAGTCCTAACCAGCACCCTTCAAACACCACTGGGGTTTTAGCTGCTTAaactttactgattttttttttttaattctttgccAATCCATCCCTGAGCACCGTGGAATCCTCCACTGGGCTGGTATCTTCATCCCTGTGCTTTGGCATAAACTGTGGGGAGGGCAGGCTTCAGTTATGACAATACCTGGCATTCTCCAGGGCTGTAGTCCTGGGAGGCAAGGTTGATTTTCCCATTCTCAAGGTAGTTGAGCCTCATGGGAAGGACACCCAAGTCTTGTCCACCTATGAGCAGTGTGAAAGGGGATCCAAGTGGTAAAAGGAACGGCCAAGATGCTTTCCAGGTGGTACTACATCCAAAGCAATAGGTCTAAAAGTGCTTTGGGTCATTATTTTCAGCTAAAAGGACCTTTCATGtgactcctttgtttttggtttttaaacCTTATGTTTAGCTTGGATTCATCATAGAATTTCAGGGTCAAAAGGATTCTTAAAAGTCATTAACCCAGACCCATTTGAATCTCTTCTGTAGCTCTCTGCCACACCAACCTTTCTTCAAATAccttcaataataaaaaaaacactaTTTACTCAAGGAATTAAGTTTCAGAAATCTCTAATTGTTCAAATCCAATTCATTGGcaatttaaatgcattttacCTGCTACATGTAAACATGATCTATTTAATATTTCCATGGTAAAACTTGAGAAGACCAATGTGGCTATACTCAAAAATGTAAGTGAAATGTTGCAGTTATATGAAGGGGGAAAAAGGGTGGAACAGGAAGCTGTAGGGCTAAATTGACAGCCAATGTGagcatggtttttgtttttttttttctttttttttttttttttttttttttgcttgagcATGCTTTTTGATAAATGAagcaatagaagcagcaagaattTTCTAAGCTGTTTATATTTCTTTCTACAAAGTAACACAGATTGATCATACTGATTCAAAGTTAAGAAATCTTCTAACTCCTCCTAAGATAATAGCCGCCTTTGCTTCCCACTCTTTCAGGAGGAGAGTTCATAGGGATTgctaaaccagactcagaaataTCCCTCTTCTGTTTCCATGGCAATGAGGTCAGCCAGGAGAAGCAGCAGAAGAtaccaggagaaaacagagactgGTGGGGTCAAAGTCTTTGTCAAAGCTTCAAAAACTCATCACACTTGGAGACCCTGTTTGCCCTCCCTGACTCTTTCGCCTTTCCTGGCAGGACCCCACAGGAATGTCCCTGGGTCAGGGCTCCTCAGAGACCAGACACTGCTTGGTCTTAGTTCTGAAGCTGATATTATTGCCAAACCTACCTCGCACTTCTATTTCTAGAGTTAAACTCAAAGGGCAGGGCTTGTTAAGTAGTATTGTTGTTCAGAGAGGCCTGAGCTCTCTGGTGACAGGAATCTTTCTCAGGAAGGCATCAGTGACTGCAGTTTGCATCTTTCTGCTATGGATCAGAAAGTGTTCAGTAGATGCTTCTGGAATGAATTGACAGATCCATAGGACCTTAAATTTTCCCTTCTGAATAGAGTTTGCAGCCAGGTTCCTTATTTTGCCTAGGATCTGACAGGGTATGACAGTGCATCCGGAAGtctaaatttaataaatgtggaattttggaatctttttttttaaatacatggatttttttttatacatAGAATGCTTTACAATCTtattacacatagagcacaaAGTTTTGTATCTCTGTATAAAAAGTAtgccaatttatgccattatacatgtacttttttgcattacaattcttaatacacatacataccacaatttttcatatctctgtttgtatataaagtatgttgacacccaattcaagtcttcatacatgtactttgtataatgatggccatcacattccaccatccttgctaatccccttctccctccttttccctcccacccctcttccctatctagaattaatctaatcctcccatgttctccctccctactccactatgattcacctcccttatatcagagaaaattcggcatttgtttttaggggaTTGGCTGACTAAATTTTAGAATCTTAATAGTTGGATTTTCAAGTCTTTATTAAAAGCAAAGAACAGTCTCTACTAAAAGCAGAGAAGCTGAGTTCCAGAGATAGGAGATGACTCCCCTAAAGCTAGAGAGCAGCTCCACTGGATTCCAAACTCCTGGAACACAGAGCCTCTGCATGCTGTATCTGCCTTCTCAGTTCCTAACCCAAGATCCAGCTTGGAATAAATACCCATTGAATGAAGATATGAATGAATGAGCAAATGAATAAATGAGTTGTAGCTGGAACACACATTTGCTATTGACATTAGAGGTTCTGGGTATCTATATATCTGGGCATCTGTTGGCCTCTGGAAGCCCTGCTTACTCTCAAAACTGAATTAGTCAGACTTGTTTCAAAATcagaatatttgaaaatcaaagtATCCAAGGGATCCTGGAGAGATAGGAGTTGACAGTTCTTActtcttgcccctgtgggcaaagcAAGTCATCCATTATAGAAAGCTATAAACAGAGGATCCCAGATCATAGCATGGAAAAAAGAACTGCTATTGAGTGTCACTCATGAAAAATACCGACAGAGAAAGCAGACTGTACACTCAAAGAGAGCCCATGGCTATTGTTCCTTCCCTGCCCAGCTCTTCCCACCCCTTGCCTACATGAAATTTCCTCTAACCCACCCACCTCCTCCATCACTACCACTACCCCAAGCTGCAACCCCATGGAGTTTTACACATCTACCCATACCCGTGGATAGTAGGTTGGAGATGTCTTCCGTCTCCATTGTATTGGAAAGCAATTTTGGAAACTCCATTTCACTCATGACTTCCCTCCCAGAATCCACTTTGCCACCATTGCTGTTTGTCTGGGTGATGAACCAGCTTATGGGGAATCCACAATAGACACTTGGTGGCACCTCTGAGAATGCGACCCTCAGGCTTCCCAACTTGGCCCACAGGTAGGGATTATTCTACTGAGCCCATCAAGTAAGATGAACTAATGCTAAGAAGGGcacttagaaataaataaaaatagggctggggatgtggctcaagcggtagcgcgctcgcctggcatgcgtgcggcccgggtttgatcctcagcaccacatacaaacaaagatgttgtgtcattctctctctctctctctctctctctctctctctctctctcctcttaaaagaaaaaaaaaaaagacagaaataaaaataaatgacgtCCAATGCAGTTCCACTCAGCAGAGAACCAAGAGAATTTCCTAGCCGACTATCTAACTGAATTAT
Above is a genomic segment from Callospermophilus lateralis isolate mCalLat2 chromosome 14, mCalLat2.hap1, whole genome shotgun sequence containing:
- the Cenpa gene encoding histone H3-like centromeric protein A, with the translated sequence MGPRRRRRKPETPKRRSASPPRGTPRREASLGSSSRQHSRRRIGWIKEIRNLQKSTDLLIRKYPFSRLAREICMKFTRGVDFSWQAQALLALQEAAEAFLVHLFEDAYLLSLHAGRVTLFPKDVQLARRIRGIEEGLG